The proteins below are encoded in one region of Bacteroides uniformis:
- a CDS encoding MBL fold metallo-hydrolase, with translation MKIKRFEFNMFPENCYVLWDETNEAVVIDPGCFYEEEKQALKNFIIKNGLNVKHLLNTHLHLDHIFGNPFMLKEFGLKAEANQADEFWIDEAPKQSRMFGFQLQEAPVPLGTYLHDGDIITFGNTELEAIHVPGHSPGSLVYYCAADHCMFSGDVLFQGSIGRADLAGGNFDELIEHICSRLFILPNDTIVYPGHGAPTTIGIEKAENPFFR, from the coding sequence ATGAAAATAAAGAGATTCGAATTTAATATGTTCCCGGAGAACTGTTATGTGCTTTGGGACGAAACCAATGAAGCGGTCGTCATTGACCCGGGCTGTTTTTATGAGGAAGAAAAGCAGGCCTTGAAAAACTTCATCATCAAGAATGGGCTGAATGTGAAACATCTGCTGAATACCCATCTGCATCTGGACCATATCTTCGGCAATCCTTTCATGCTGAAAGAGTTCGGTCTGAAGGCCGAAGCCAACCAGGCCGATGAGTTCTGGATTGACGAAGCGCCGAAACAAAGCCGCATGTTCGGCTTCCAACTGCAGGAAGCCCCCGTGCCCCTGGGCACTTATCTGCACGATGGAGACATCATCACCTTCGGCAATACAGAACTGGAAGCCATCCATGTGCCGGGACACTCGCCAGGCAGCCTGGTGTACTATTGCGCGGCAGACCACTGCATGTTCTCGGGGGATGTGCTGTTTCAAGGCAGCATCGGCCGTGCCGACCTTGCCGGCGGCAACTTCGACGAACTTATAGAGCATATTTGCAGCCGTCTGTTCATCCTGCCCAACGACACGATTGTCTATCCCGGACACGGAGCACCGACTACCATAGGAATAGAAAAAGCGGAGAATCCGTTCTTCCGGTAA
- the rsmG gene encoding 16S rRNA (guanine(527)-N(7))-methyltransferase RsmG: MDLILKYFPDLTEEQKRQFAALYDLYLDWNSKINVISRKDIENLYEHHVLHSLGIAKVIRFRPGTQIMDLGTGGGFPGIPLAILFPEVQFHLVDSIGKKVRVASEIANSIGLKNITFRHARAEEEKGKFDFVVSRAVMPLTDLLKIIRKNISSKQQNALPNGLICLKGGELGNETMPVKNKTTLWDLKEFFEEEFFETKKVVYVGG, encoded by the coding sequence ATGGATTTAATACTCAAATATTTCCCGGACTTGACGGAAGAACAGAAACGGCAGTTTGCCGCACTCTACGACCTCTATCTGGACTGGAACTCTAAGATTAATGTCATTTCACGCAAAGATATAGAGAACTTGTACGAACACCATGTGCTGCACTCTCTGGGCATAGCCAAGGTAATCAGGTTCAGACCGGGGACACAAATTATGGACCTCGGCACGGGAGGAGGCTTTCCGGGAATCCCGCTTGCCATCCTTTTCCCCGAAGTACAATTCCATCTGGTGGACAGCATCGGAAAGAAAGTACGCGTAGCCTCCGAAATAGCCAACAGCATCGGGCTGAAAAACATCACCTTCCGCCATGCCCGCGCAGAAGAGGAAAAAGGGAAGTTCGACTTTGTGGTGAGCCGTGCCGTGATGCCGCTGACAGACCTACTGAAGATTATCCGCAAGAACATCTCCTCCAAACAGCAGAATGCATTGCCCAACGGACTGATTTGCCTCAAGGGGGGCGAATTGGGAAATGAAACCATGCCCGTCAAGAACAAGACCACGTTGTGGGACTTGAAGGAGTTCTTTGAAGAGGAGTTCTTCGAGACAAAGAAAGTAGTATATGTAGGGGGATAA
- a CDS encoding DUF3298 and DUF4163 domain-containing protein, with protein sequence MKKQTVSLLVLLLAASGFFFSCGNTVNKNAYALEFDSIQVNETVHLFGDTAKPACNLILNVAYASQSSDVRLKDSLNAFFLSACFGDKYMAMTPEEAVKKYTEKYVGDYRNDLEPMYKKDEQDKEDEESIGAWYSYYKGIESHVQLCNTLVLTYRIDYNEYTGGAHGIYMSTFLNLDLKTLSPIRLDDLFEGDYKEALTDLLWKQLMADNNVSTRQELEDMGYATTGDLEPIENFYLDPTGITFYYNVYEIAPYVMGATKITLSYEDIAPLMNGKFIVLSSAIKTDGE encoded by the coding sequence ATGAAAAAGCAAACTGTCAGCCTACTTGTCCTTCTGCTTGCGGCAAGCGGCTTTTTCTTTTCCTGCGGTAACACCGTGAACAAAAACGCATACGCGTTGGAGTTCGACAGTATACAAGTAAACGAAACCGTACATCTCTTCGGAGACACAGCCAAGCCGGCCTGCAACCTCATCCTCAACGTTGCCTACGCCAGCCAGTCATCCGACGTGAGGCTGAAAGACAGTCTGAACGCCTTCTTCCTCTCCGCCTGCTTCGGCGACAAGTACATGGCGATGACACCCGAAGAAGCTGTCAAGAAATATACGGAGAAATATGTCGGCGACTACCGCAATGACCTGGAGCCTATGTACAAAAAGGATGAGCAGGACAAGGAGGACGAAGAAAGCATAGGAGCCTGGTATTCCTATTATAAAGGAATCGAAAGCCATGTGCAGTTGTGCAATACCTTGGTACTGACCTACCGTATAGATTACAACGAATATACCGGCGGCGCACACGGCATCTATATGTCCACCTTCCTCAACCTCGACCTAAAGACCCTAAGCCCCATCCGCCTGGACGACCTCTTTGAAGGCGACTATAAGGAAGCGCTGACCGACTTGCTTTGGAAACAGCTGATGGCAGACAACAACGTCAGCACCCGCCAAGAGCTGGAGGACATGGGTTACGCCACCACCGGTGACCTGGAGCCTATCGAGAATTTCTACCTGGACCCAACGGGAATCACCTTCTATTATAATGTATATGAAATTGCCCCATACGTAATGGGAGCAACCAAAATCACGTTGTCTTATGAGGACATAGCCCCTCTGATGAACGGTAAATTCATTGTATTAAGCAGCGCTATAAAAACAGACGGCGAATAG
- a CDS encoding TonB-dependent receptor, translating to MKYSLIAILLFSFTALQAQVKGTVKDNLGDPIAGANLFWQGTTQGTTTSADGTFSLSKPNDKHMLVVSFIGFENDTIHVSNRNETLDIVLREGVELSEVNVVSRKLGTMKLRNSVMNEDMISSAELSRAACCNLGESFVTNPSVDVTYSDAATGAKQIKLLGLSGTYVQMMTENIPNYRGSAAPYGLGYVPGPWMQSIQVSKGSSSVKNGYEAITGQINVEFKKPQLPEADWFSANLFASSTNRYEANADATVKLSKRWSTSLLAHYENETKAHDSNDDGFADIPRVEQYNLWNRWAYMGDRYVFQAGIKVLTEDRNSGQVSHGKTSLADPYKISIGTDRYEAFTKNAYIFNKEKNTNLALILSGSLHKQDALYGRKIYDVDQHNAYASLLFETELTKRQSLSAGLSFNYDSYDQHYRLDNDAAQPLTKKFTKEAVPGAYVQYTYNWDDKLVLMGGIRGDHSSEYGYFVTPRFHVKYNPNEYVHFRLSAGKGYRTNHVLAENNYLLASSRRIDIAKRLDQDEAWNYGASTSAYIPLFGKTLNLNAEYYYTDFSKQVVVDMDTDPHAVLFYNLHGRSCSQVVQVEASYPFFQGFTFTAAYRWTDAKTNYNGELMEKPLTSKYKGLLTASYQTPLGLWQFDVTLQLNGGGRMPAPYELTDGNWSWERRYGGFEQLSAQVTRYFRRWSIYVGGENLTNFKQKNPIIDASNPWGSNFDATMVWGPMHGAKAYVGVRFNLPRI from the coding sequence ATGAAATATAGTTTGATAGCCATTCTTCTGTTCTCTTTCACCGCCTTGCAGGCGCAGGTAAAGGGAACGGTAAAGGATAATTTGGGCGACCCGATTGCGGGTGCCAACCTCTTCTGGCAGGGAACCACTCAAGGCACCACCACTTCGGCGGACGGTACTTTCTCCTTGTCCAAACCCAATGACAAGCATATGCTTGTAGTCAGCTTTATCGGTTTTGAGAACGATACGATACACGTCAGTAACCGCAATGAGACGCTCGACATTGTCTTGCGCGAAGGGGTGGAACTGAGCGAGGTGAATGTGGTCAGCCGTAAGTTGGGCACCATGAAGCTGCGCAACAGTGTGATGAATGAAGATATGATAAGCAGCGCCGAGTTGAGTCGTGCCGCCTGCTGTAACCTGGGAGAGAGTTTTGTGACCAATCCCTCGGTGGACGTCACCTACTCTGACGCCGCCACCGGTGCCAAGCAAATCAAGCTTCTCGGCTTGTCCGGTACGTATGTGCAGATGATGACGGAGAATATCCCCAACTACCGCGGCTCTGCCGCCCCCTACGGACTGGGTTATGTACCCGGGCCATGGATGCAGAGTATTCAGGTGAGCAAGGGCAGTTCATCCGTGAAGAACGGCTATGAGGCCATCACGGGACAAATCAATGTGGAATTCAAGAAACCCCAGTTGCCCGAAGCCGATTGGTTTTCCGCCAACCTCTTTGCCAGCAGCACCAACCGTTATGAAGCCAATGCCGATGCCACGGTGAAACTCTCCAAACGTTGGAGCACCTCTTTGCTGGCGCATTACGAGAATGAGACCAAAGCTCACGACAGCAACGACGACGGCTTTGCCGACATCCCCCGCGTGGAGCAGTACAACCTCTGGAACCGCTGGGCATACATGGGCGACCGTTACGTCTTCCAGGCAGGCATCAAAGTGCTTACAGAAGACCGCAACAGCGGGCAAGTCAGCCATGGCAAAACGTCCCTGGCAGACCCTTATAAGATAAGTATAGGTACCGACCGCTACGAAGCTTTCACCAAGAACGCCTATATATTCAACAAGGAGAAGAATACCAACCTGGCATTGATTCTCTCCGGCTCCCTGCACAAGCAGGATGCCTTGTACGGACGGAAAATCTACGATGTGGACCAGCACAACGCTTATGCCTCCTTGCTGTTCGAGACGGAACTGACCAAGCGTCAAAGCCTTTCTGCCGGACTGAGCTTCAACTATGACTCCTACGACCAGCACTACCGCCTGGACAATGACGCCGCACAGCCTTTGACAAAGAAATTCACCAAAGAAGCCGTCCCCGGTGCCTACGTGCAGTACACCTACAACTGGGACGATAAACTGGTGCTGATGGGCGGTATCCGCGGCGACCATAGCAGTGAGTACGGCTATTTCGTCACTCCGCGTTTCCATGTGAAGTACAATCCCAACGAGTATGTACATTTCCGTCTTTCGGCAGGAAAGGGATACCGCACGAACCATGTGCTGGCCGAGAATAACTACCTGCTGGCAAGCAGCCGCCGGATAGACATCGCCAAACGTCTTGACCAGGATGAGGCCTGGAACTATGGCGCAAGCACTTCCGCCTATATTCCCTTGTTCGGCAAAACCTTGAACCTGAATGCGGAATACTATTACACGGATTTCAGCAAGCAGGTGGTGGTGGATATGGATACGGACCCGCATGCCGTTCTGTTCTACAACCTTCACGGCCGTTCCTGTTCGCAGGTAGTGCAGGTGGAGGCAAGCTATCCGTTCTTCCAGGGTTTCACCTTTACCGCGGCTTACCGTTGGACGGATGCCAAGACGAATTACAACGGAGAGCTGATGGAGAAACCCCTTACCAGCAAGTATAAAGGTTTGCTGACGGCTTCTTATCAGACACCTTTGGGATTGTGGCAGTTTGATGTGACTTTGCAGTTGAACGGTGGCGGGCGCATGCCGGCTCCATACGAACTGACAGACGGCAACTGGTCGTGGGAAAGGCGTTATGGCGGCTTCGAGCAGTTGAGTGCCCAGGTGACGCGCTATTTCCGTCGCTGGTCTATATACGTCGGTGGCGAGAACCTGACAAACTTCAAGCAGAAAAACCCCATCATCGATGCTTCCAATCCCTGGGGAAGCAACTTTGATGCTACGATGGTGTGGGGACCGATGCATGGGGCAAAAGCCTATGTAGGTGTCCGTTTTAACTTGCCGAGAATATAA
- a CDS encoding heavy-metal-associated domain-containing protein gives MKTRRFLVALAAVLFCTTAAMAKDIRTAVFKVAQMKCENCVRKINNNIRFEKGLKDFHTDLKTKTVTITYDADKTNVEKLKEGFQKFHYEAEFVKETKQDDKK, from the coding sequence ATGAAAACAAGAAGATTTTTAGTTGCTTTGGCAGCCGTACTGTTCTGTACGACTGCCGCAATGGCAAAAGACATCCGTACAGCCGTGTTCAAGGTGGCACAGATGAAGTGTGAGAACTGTGTAAGGAAGATAAACAATAACATCCGTTTTGAGAAGGGACTGAAGGACTTCCACACAGACCTGAAGACAAAGACGGTAACCATCACGTATGATGCCGACAAGACCAATGTGGAAAAGTTGAAAGAAGGTTTCCAAAAGTTCCATTATGAAGCGGAGTTTGTCAAGGAAACCAAGCAGGACGATAAGAAGTAA
- a CDS encoding heavy metal translocating P-type ATPase, which yields MSNIITKAHPVPDMHSTGLRVVGAWLFAIVLILFSTVFVHVPYTREIQMVLAIPVLLFFGAPFYAGAWKGTRSGRNNIDRLVALTTSVAFLFSVFNTFFPDYWLGIGLEPNVYYGVAAVIIAFSLTGDFMEERARRNVSAAICRLGGWQHNAARVLPEKQRIDDRVAELFVPVILIISLLTFFIWVFFGGIDVVSHGLFAALSVLVVACPCVVGLATPVALAAGLNKAARNHILIRDTSALEQMRNVDVVVFDKTGTLTEGHPTVIGWLWAQGQEEHYKDVLLAAESTSDHPLAEAIVTALEGEEQVIPAHLDGFESIAGKGVRVAYQGAEYWVGSHKLLKDYQANLSDILADMLTQYESDGNSIVYFGRENDLLAVIAIKDQLRVTSMEAIRELRIQDIEICMLTGDGERTASSVAGSLGIMRFVADAMPDDKEDFIHKLQLQGKTVAMVGDGVNDARALSCADVSIAMGKGTDTLMDTAMITLRTSDLLLLPKVFRLSRQTVSLMYRNLFWAFIYNTVGIFVAAGVLYPVYDILLSPALAGAAMALSCVSVALSSLRLSSRF from the coding sequence ATGAGCAATATAATTACTAAGGCACATCCCGTGCCGGATATGCACAGCACGGGATTGCGCGTCGTCGGTGCATGGCTTTTTGCCATCGTACTGATACTGTTTTCTACAGTCTTTGTGCATGTACCCTATACCCGTGAAATACAGATGGTACTGGCAATTCCGGTACTGCTGTTTTTCGGCGCTCCTTTTTATGCCGGTGCCTGGAAGGGAACCCGGTCGGGCCGCAACAATATAGACCGTCTGGTGGCGCTTACCACCTCTGTGGCTTTTCTGTTCAGTGTGTTCAACACTTTCTTCCCGGATTATTGGCTGGGCATCGGGCTGGAACCGAATGTCTATTATGGGGTTGCCGCCGTCATCATCGCCTTTTCCCTGACCGGCGACTTTATGGAGGAACGTGCCCGGCGAAATGTGTCGGCGGCTATCTGCCGGTTGGGAGGCTGGCAGCATAACGCAGCCCGCGTACTGCCGGAGAAGCAACGCATTGACGACCGTGTTGCCGAGCTTTTTGTCCCGGTCATTCTCATCATTTCCCTGCTGACCTTTTTTATATGGGTGTTCTTCGGAGGCATAGATGTAGTGTCACACGGTCTGTTTGCCGCTTTGTCCGTATTGGTGGTGGCTTGTCCGTGTGTGGTAGGGCTGGCCACTCCAGTAGCTTTGGCGGCGGGCCTCAATAAAGCTGCCCGCAATCATATCCTTATCAGGGACACTTCCGCTTTAGAGCAGATGCGTAATGTGGATGTGGTGGTATTCGACAAGACCGGGACTCTGACAGAAGGGCATCCTACGGTAATAGGCTGGCTGTGGGCGCAAGGGCAGGAGGAGCATTATAAAGATGTACTGCTTGCCGCCGAGTCTACTTCGGACCATCCTCTGGCAGAAGCTATCGTTACGGCCCTGGAAGGGGAGGAGCAGGTTATCCCTGCCCATTTGGACGGTTTCGAAAGCATTGCCGGAAAAGGTGTCAGAGTGGCCTATCAAGGTGCGGAATATTGGGTAGGAAGCCATAAACTGCTGAAAGATTATCAAGCCAATTTGTCGGATATTCTGGCCGATATGCTGACGCAATATGAATCGGACGGAAACAGCATAGTCTACTTTGGGCGTGAGAACGATTTGCTTGCCGTTATTGCCATCAAGGACCAGTTGAGGGTGACTTCTATGGAAGCTATCCGGGAACTGCGTATCCAGGACATCGAGATATGCATGCTTACGGGAGACGGTGAGCGTACGGCTTCTTCCGTGGCCGGCAGTTTGGGTATCATGCGTTTTGTGGCCGATGCCATGCCCGATGACAAAGAGGATTTCATCCATAAGCTGCAGCTTCAGGGTAAAACGGTCGCCATGGTAGGTGACGGCGTGAACGATGCGCGAGCCTTGAGCTGTGCTGATGTAAGCATTGCCATGGGAAAGGGGACCGATACGTTGATGGACACCGCCATGATTACTCTCAGGACTTCAGACCTGCTGCTGTTGCCCAAAGTTTTCCGGTTGTCTCGCCAGACTGTGAGCCTCATGTACCGGAATCTGTTCTGGGCTTTCATCTATAATACAGTAGGTATCTTTGTCGCAGCCGGAGTACTCTATCCCGTCTATGACATCCTGCTGAGTCCTGCGCTGGCAGGTGCTGCCATGGCTCTTTCCTGTGTATCCGTGGCTTTGAGCAGCCTTCGTCTGAGTTCCAGGTTCTGA
- a CDS encoding AraC family transcriptional regulator has protein sequence MEFPQVDLPVDMIAWTEVTEDILNIYKQSCRLKACIFALCIEGSITVSINLMDTEIKQGDFITLLPGTIIQFYEQKEKVCLGFVGFSSHCLNGVNLIQSTLSSFSNILEYPVLAVNPTVASYFKDYFALWARITTGPYPPDTKMAQSTLNMLLSGIDRMYCHRPQMQKGNKSRKEEICRELVQLVIENYTRERRAQFYADKLGISLQHLSTTVRQVTGRNVLDIIAHVVIVDVKAKLKSTNMTIQEIAYSLNFPSASFFGKYFKRHMGMSPLEYRNS, from the coding sequence ATGGAATTTCCTCAAGTCGACCTGCCAGTAGACATGATTGCATGGACTGAAGTAACGGAAGACATTCTAAACATATACAAACAGTCGTGCCGCCTGAAAGCATGCATCTTTGCACTATGCATAGAAGGTTCCATCACGGTATCCATCAATCTGATGGATACGGAAATCAAGCAAGGGGATTTCATTACCCTGCTTCCCGGAACCATCATACAGTTTTACGAACAAAAGGAAAAAGTATGCCTGGGATTCGTGGGGTTTTCTTCCCATTGCCTCAATGGAGTCAACCTCATCCAGTCTACATTAAGCTCCTTCTCCAACATACTGGAGTATCCGGTACTGGCTGTCAACCCTACCGTCGCCTCCTATTTCAAGGACTATTTTGCCTTATGGGCACGCATCACGACCGGTCCCTATCCTCCCGATACAAAAATGGCTCAAAGCACATTGAACATGCTCCTCAGCGGCATAGACAGAATGTATTGCCACCGTCCGCAGATGCAAAAAGGGAATAAGAGCCGGAAAGAGGAAATATGCCGCGAACTGGTGCAGCTCGTCATCGAAAACTATACCCGCGAACGCCGCGCGCAATTCTATGCCGACAAACTGGGCATCTCCCTGCAACACCTCAGCACCACCGTGAGGCAAGTGACCGGCAGAAATGTATTGGACATCATCGCCCACGTCGTCATCGTAGACGTGAAAGCCAAGCTGAAATCAACCAACATGACCATTCAGGAGATTGCCTATTCCCTAAACTTCCCCAGTGCTTCCTTCTTTGGAAAATACTTCAAGAGGCACATGGGCATGAGTCCGCTGGAGTATAGGAACAGCTGA
- the lipB gene encoding lipoyl(octanoyl) transferase LipB: MFACMKLEISDWDMIPYAGAWSRQTEWFDALVHAKQAGEGYVNHIVLCEHPHVYTLGRSGKERNMLLGEEQLRRIGATLYHIDRGGDITYHGPGQLVCYPILNLEDFSLGLKEYVHLLEEAVIRVCASFGIAAGRLEKATGVWLEGDTPRARKICAIGVRSSHFVTMHGLALNVNTDLRYFSYINPCGFIDKGVTSLQKELGHEVPMEEVKECLCKELVNLLS, from the coding sequence ATATTTGCTTGCATGAAACTGGAAATATCAGATTGGGACATGATTCCTTATGCCGGGGCGTGGAGCCGGCAGACGGAGTGGTTTGACGCACTTGTACATGCCAAGCAGGCAGGAGAGGGCTATGTCAATCATATTGTGCTCTGCGAGCATCCCCATGTCTATACATTGGGGCGTAGTGGGAAAGAAAGGAATATGCTGCTGGGAGAAGAACAACTGCGCAGGATAGGGGCTACGCTCTATCATATTGACCGTGGTGGAGACATTACGTATCATGGTCCGGGACAGTTGGTCTGTTATCCTATTCTGAACCTCGAGGACTTTTCTTTGGGGTTGAAGGAGTATGTGCATCTGCTGGAAGAGGCGGTAATTCGCGTTTGTGCTTCGTTTGGCATCGCTGCCGGACGCCTGGAGAAGGCAACGGGCGTATGGCTGGAGGGCGATACTCCCCGTGCCCGTAAGATTTGTGCCATCGGCGTGCGCAGCAGCCATTTTGTCACCATGCATGGATTGGCACTGAATGTGAATACCGATTTACGTTATTTCAGCTATATCAATCCCTGCGGATTCATAGACAAGGGTGTCACTTCTTTGCAGAAAGAGCTGGGACACGAGGTGCCGATGGAAGAGGTGAAGGAGTGTCTTTGCAAGGAGCTGGTAAATCTTTTGTCATGA
- a CDS encoding acyl carrier protein phosphodiesterase, producing the protein MNYLAHIFLSGSNRKVQLGNFVGDAVKGSSYKNYPPDIAKGIQLHRAIDDYTDHHPAVCEVVHRLQPEFGRYSGVLLDIYFDYLLASRFESFSGVSLRRYTRTFYLSLLINYRYLPVRFKRFIWHFILTDRLQKYATLNGIRESLNIMVEYHHIDISVDKAIRYLEEHDEELFAVFQPFFIELQRFCTEYRHDYKV; encoded by the coding sequence ATGAACTACCTGGCACATATATTCCTTTCCGGTTCGAACAGAAAAGTACAGTTGGGCAATTTTGTAGGCGATGCCGTAAAGGGAAGCTCCTATAAGAATTATCCGCCGGATATAGCCAAGGGTATTCAGCTTCACCGCGCTATTGACGACTATACCGACCATCATCCGGCAGTTTGCGAGGTGGTGCATAGGCTTCAACCTGAATTCGGACGGTATTCGGGGGTATTGCTGGATATTTATTTCGATTATTTGCTGGCTTCCCGTTTCGAGTCGTTCTCCGGAGTTTCCTTGAGGAGGTATACCCGGACTTTCTATCTTTCCCTCCTCATCAATTACCGCTATCTTCCGGTACGGTTCAAACGTTTCATCTGGCATTTTATCCTGACCGACCGTTTGCAGAAATACGCCACTCTGAACGGAATAAGAGAGTCTTTGAACATCATGGTGGAATATCATCATATTGATATATCCGTAGACAAGGCTATTCGTTACCTTGAAGAGCACGATGAGGAACTGTTTGCTGTGTTCCAGCCATTTTTTATTGAATTGCAGAGGTTTTGCACTGAATACCGGCATGATTATAAGGTATAG
- a CDS encoding DUF4373 domain-containing protein — MAMMYGGMLYFPLKVNLFEEIAVELVEAKFGLKGTAAVMKLLCKIHKENGYYLKWNAEQCTLFTNKAGKDINEQEMQGIVDILVEKAFFDPKTYKEQGVLTSTEIQKVWLEATKRRKRDLTTLPYLLVETEEDKPDKDKTCTQKRENCTQDTDIFPENACNSKQSKESKVKESKAKESRALPPLTPPGESGGAQGNPDLDIPGYAYNRNTHNLECLMLNLEKLYITDREEIRKILKLSDYGRLGNYVWKIFNGTNWSKVNSKGGYIISVLAREKRSTGS; from the coding sequence ATGGCCATGATGTACGGGGGAATGCTATACTTCCCCCTCAAAGTAAATCTATTCGAAGAGATAGCAGTGGAACTGGTGGAAGCCAAGTTCGGACTGAAAGGAACGGCGGCGGTAATGAAGCTGCTGTGCAAGATACACAAGGAAAACGGATATTACCTGAAATGGAACGCGGAGCAATGCACACTGTTCACAAACAAGGCGGGAAAGGACATCAACGAGCAGGAGATGCAGGGAATCGTGGACATCCTGGTGGAGAAAGCCTTTTTCGACCCCAAAACCTATAAGGAGCAAGGGGTGCTGACCTCTACCGAGATACAGAAGGTATGGCTGGAAGCCACCAAACGAAGAAAAAGGGACCTCACCACCCTGCCCTATCTGCTGGTAGAGACGGAAGAGGACAAGCCGGACAAGGACAAGACTTGTACGCAAAAACGGGAAAATTGCACGCAGGATACAGACATTTTCCCCGAAAATGCATGCAATTCCAAACAAAGCAAAGAAAGCAAAGTAAAAGAAAGCAAAGCAAAAGAAAGTAGAGCACTTCCCCCTCTTACTCCCCCCGGGGAAAGCGGAGGAGCGCAGGGAAATCCTGATTTAGACATTCCCGGATATGCCTACAACAGGAATACACACAACCTGGAATGCCTCATGCTGAATCTGGAAAAGCTCTACATCACCGACCGGGAGGAAATCAGGAAGATTCTGAAGTTATCGGACTACGGTAGGCTGGGAAACTACGTCTGGAAAATATTCAATGGGACGAACTGGAGCAAGGTGAACAGCAAGGGAGGATACATCATCTCGGTACTGGCGAGGGAGAAGCGGAGTACGGGAAGCTGA
- a CDS encoding SH3 beta-barrel fold-containing protein, which yields MRKSTKNAPLHEALRNLWKIRIMLEKNYTETCATWMAQRIESLIDHMQYGHALIAYHKQDGTFRLAKATLLPYKADFRKDYDITRVTSTIAFWDVELQAWKTFQLENVLEWSPVC from the coding sequence ATGAGAAAGTCGACAAAGAACGCCCCACTTCACGAGGCACTGAGAAACCTATGGAAAATACGTATCATGCTGGAAAAGAACTACACGGAAACATGCGCCACATGGATGGCCCAACGGATAGAAAGCCTGATAGACCACATGCAATACGGACACGCACTCATAGCCTACCACAAGCAGGACGGGACATTCAGGCTGGCGAAAGCCACCCTACTGCCCTACAAGGCAGACTTCAGAAAAGATTATGACATCACAAGAGTCACAAGCACCATAGCCTTCTGGGACGTGGAACTGCAGGCATGGAAAACCTTCCAGCTGGAAAACGTCCTCGAATGGAGTCCCGTATGCTAA
- a CDS encoding UpxY family transcription antiterminator translates to METDNEVEVWHAMRATYRRELDAVHLLEKENLGCFVPMQYKVSIRKGKKVRTLVPVIRNLVFVHARPSDVQRVKSQITYLQYITDTRSGQKIIIPDHEMQRFIAVAGTYNDHLLYFQPEELNLSKGTRVRITGGDFAGQEGIFLKVKGARDRRVVIEIQGVIAVAMATIHPDLIEVIK, encoded by the coding sequence ATGGAAACGGATAACGAGGTTGAAGTCTGGCATGCCATGCGTGCCACATACCGCAGAGAGCTTGATGCGGTGCATCTTCTCGAGAAGGAGAACCTCGGCTGTTTTGTCCCCATGCAATATAAGGTAAGTATCCGTAAGGGTAAGAAAGTCCGTACTTTGGTTCCCGTCATCCGTAATCTGGTTTTTGTCCATGCACGTCCTTCCGACGTACAGCGTGTTAAGTCTCAAATTACTTATTTGCAATATATAACCGATACTCGCAGTGGTCAGAAGATAATTATTCCCGACCATGAGATGCAGCGCTTCATCGCCGTTGCCGGAACCTATAACGACCATTTGCTTTATTTCCAGCCCGAAGAGTTGAATCTGTCGAAAGGAACTAGAGTCCGTATTACGGGTGGTGACTTTGCAGGTCAGGAGGGTATTTTTCTGAAAGTAAAGGGTGCACGTGACCGCCGTGTGGTTATAGAGATACAAGGTGTCATTGCTGTTGCCATGGCCACCATCCATCCGGACCTTATAGAAGTGATCAAATAA